GCTCCTTGTCGCGGGCTTCCTGCCGCGCGTCTGCTGCAATGCTTCCCGACGCGATCCGGCGCGGCTCGTATCCTGCCTCGCGGACGGCAGCCTCGATCGCGGCGAAAGGGACGGGGGACGGTGCCTTGATCGTCGCCCGTTCCGTTGCGAGGTTAACCGAGGCCTTGAGTACGCCGGGAACGGCCGCGATGGCCTGCTCGACGCGGCGCACGCACGAGGCGCAGGTCATCCCTTCTACCTCGATTTCCGCCGTTTCAGTGGCGACCTCGTATCCGACATAGCTGATAGCCTCAGCCACCGCCTGCGGCACCGGAGAGCCATCGTAGGTGACGGATGCGGTCCCGCTGGCGAGGTTGACCGCGACGGATCTTACCCCGGGCACCTTCGCGATGGCCTGCTCGACGCGGCGCACGCACGAGGCGCAGGTCATTCCCTCGACCGGAAAGGCTTGGCTCTGGCCGAAGGCATCGCTTCTGACGTGAGCATTCATCGTGCCTAGTTTCCTTCTGCGACTGTCCCGGCGACCGATGTAGTTGTTCCAGTTACTGGAAGGTCAATAGCCAGCGAGGCGTCTTCGGGATCTTGACCTTCCAGCGGCTGGAAGCCCCATCTTCTGCCCATCGGCATTTCGTGACACCAAACGAAGGAGATGAAAGTGCTGAAGCTGAACGTTCCCGACATGACCTGCGGCCATTGCGCGGCGGCGGTGACAAAGGCGGTGAAGGATGTCGACGCTTCTGCCGTCGTCCAAGTTGATCTCGCCACCAAGACGGTAGCCGTAAGTACGGCAGCCGACCCCAGCAAGGTGAGCGCGGCGCTTGCCGACGCAGGCTATCCCGCCAGAGCGGCTTGAGGCGGAGGGGTCGCCAAAGGATTACTGCCGGGCGACTCCCACGCCCAGTCGGGGCCGACGAGGGTTCGCAGCAGGCCAGGAGGCTCGGTCTTGTAGACTGGGATGAAGTTGCGTTTCGGCCAAGTCGACCCGAGCTGACCGTCCCTTGGAACCGCAGCCCGGTTGCCTTGAGGGAGGAATGTCGTTTCAGTGTAATCGAAGAGTCAGGCGCAACGGGTTCCAACCTTCCCGGTTTGCGGCCCTGCGCCGCAGACGGGAAGCGGACCGTTGCCGGATCCGGAGACACAGGCGTGTCGGGTCACATCGAGGATGCCACGAAGAGCCTTGACCTCTATCGGCTAATGGCCGGGTTCTTGCACGGCATGAGCCACGCGCAACTGAGTCAGGAGCCGGAACGGATTGCCGGGCTGCTAGTGCCTGCTCCGGACGGCTACTCGAAGCGGCAGCGTATCGAAGCTGCTCTTGAGAACCTCACGCAGGAGGAGTTGGCGCGGCTGGCACTCAAGTTCGCCGCCGATCGCAATGACATCCCGCTCGAGGAAGCAGGCCGGAAGGTGCTCGAGGCGGCCGAGCCGCCGTTGACGCAGATCACACGCCGAGACGTTGCGCGAATCTTCGGCGACGATCTCGCCGGCGAGCGCAGCACGATAGAGGTAGTCGAGGCTTGCTTTCCGCTTTCTTCTCCATTCGAAATTTTCTTCGGAACCAGCGGCAAAGGCCTGCGCGACCAGATCATCCGACACA
The window above is part of the Rhizobiaceae bacterium genome. Proteins encoded here:
- a CDS encoding heavy-metal-associated domain-containing protein, translated to MLKLNVPDMTCGHCAAAVTKAVKDVDASAVVQVDLATKTVAVSTAADPSKVSAALADAGYPARAA